The Rhizobium leguminosarum genome includes a window with the following:
- a CDS encoding replication protein RepA, whose product MPDTSIVKDADLRKRLRDASRFKLPAVREVEVRQIIAEQVARNAESTAREVELSAMPREKRRRALTHDHFLQEHPRPADIRHLHSVLAICGLPYKRPPIDLRDFRRKQGNMGIMVQAGTSLGPDGAWLEHTLPFGPKARLILIHLCSEAIRQKSPTVEIADTFTAFVREMGLSDSGGKKGPLTACKEQLNALAHCSIRISSTEPNKMKANQFFLIEDIDMWLSTDSHPESRWRSTVTFSSVMFENLKVHALPVNLHVASALQGSARKLDIYFWLGWRMYNISAPLTISWGPLTEQFGSGFSRQRDFKAKFIEETTHIKELLPEAPFKLTESGIILQPADLGALRLPLMRKSLKKV is encoded by the coding sequence ATGCCTGATACATCGATCGTCAAGGACGCCGATCTTAGAAAACGGCTTCGCGACGCAAGCCGTTTCAAGCTCCCTGCTGTTCGCGAAGTCGAAGTCCGCCAGATCATCGCCGAGCAGGTGGCCCGCAACGCGGAAAGTACAGCGCGCGAGGTCGAACTGAGCGCCATGCCGCGCGAGAAACGGCGCCGTGCCCTGACCCATGACCATTTTCTACAAGAACATCCGCGACCTGCGGATATTCGCCACCTTCATAGCGTGCTTGCGATCTGTGGCTTGCCTTATAAGCGCCCACCGATCGACCTGCGCGACTTTAGGCGCAAGCAGGGCAACATGGGGATCATGGTGCAGGCGGGGACTAGCCTGGGTCCTGATGGGGCATGGCTTGAGCATACCCTGCCATTCGGCCCCAAGGCCCGATTGATCCTGATCCACCTATGCTCCGAAGCCATCCGCCAGAAATCGCCGACGGTCGAAATCGCCGACACTTTCACGGCCTTCGTACGCGAAATGGGCCTCTCCGACAGTGGGGGAAAAAAAGGGCCGTTGACTGCGTGCAAGGAGCAGCTGAATGCCCTGGCCCATTGCTCCATACGCATCAGCTCAACCGAGCCCAACAAGATGAAGGCCAATCAGTTTTTCCTGATCGAGGACATCGATATGTGGCTATCGACAGATAGCCACCCGGAATCCCGCTGGCGGTCTACAGTCACGTTTAGCAGCGTGATGTTCGAGAACCTGAAGGTCCATGCTCTGCCGGTCAACCTGCACGTTGCGAGTGCCTTACAAGGCAGCGCGCGCAAACTGGATATATACTTCTGGCTTGGCTGGCGAATGTACAACATCAGCGCCCCACTTACAATTAGTTGGGGTCCGCTCACGGAGCAGTTTGGATCGGGGTTCAGCCGTCAGCGCGATTTCAAGGCCAAGTTCATCGAAGAGACTACACACATCAAGGAACTGTTGCCGGAGGCCCCGTTTAAGCTCACTGAAAGCGGCATCATTTTGCAGCCGGCCGACCTTGGGGCGCTGAGACTTCCTCTGATGCGCAAATCGCTCAAAAAAGTGTAG
- a CDS encoding TlpA disulfide reductase family protein, giving the protein MASGLNSGSPAPSIKVQRWLRGDPLSNFQLGKIYILDFFSTTCEGCGPALARLAQLQENYSDIGVDVIGVAADEKAATADKARARVRHWVTKWLPHSNIRIAFDYSGEMDKHWMDASLSFRYPRAFIVDRDGSIAFIGHPFRDRIRAAAEIEDWETALSASEEGTNLIPDSLSLRKWHVGTSIGGMRDMDAGWMALAQFARDAIERNAEDWLLAAMQELFGPYDYSGVPPAERFSMGKEISERILRLYPQQDALSRAESYETIAPYYYESGDNDRAVDLVEQALNFVEGEPLPHEVKRKELERLLLILAEYKGVAPWKRF; this is encoded by the coding sequence ATGGCCTCTGGCTTAAATAGCGGCTCTCCGGCCCCGTCGATCAAAGTGCAGCGCTGGCTGCGCGGCGATCCGCTTTCCAACTTCCAGCTCGGGAAGATATACATCCTCGATTTCTTTTCGACTACCTGCGAAGGTTGCGGGCCGGCGCTGGCCCGCCTGGCCCAGCTGCAGGAGAATTACAGCGACATCGGAGTTGATGTCATCGGAGTTGCAGCAGATGAAAAAGCTGCAACGGCTGACAAGGCTAGAGCTCGGGTGCGCCATTGGGTAACCAAATGGCTCCCGCATTCGAACATTCGGATCGCGTTCGACTACTCAGGCGAAATGGATAAGCATTGGATGGATGCCAGTCTGTCTTTCCGATATCCACGGGCGTTTATTGTCGACCGAGACGGCAGCATCGCCTTTATCGGCCACCCGTTTCGTGATCGAATTCGGGCGGCTGCAGAGATTGAGGATTGGGAGACGGCGCTCTCGGCCAGTGAAGAGGGCACCAACCTGATCCCGGACAGCCTCTCCTTGCGCAAATGGCATGTCGGGACATCGATCGGAGGAATGCGCGACATGGATGCGGGCTGGATGGCGTTAGCCCAATTTGCTCGCGATGCAATTGAACGAAACGCTGAAGATTGGCTTCTCGCGGCGATGCAAGAACTCTTCGGTCCCTATGATTACTCGGGCGTTCCACCTGCGGAACGCTTTTCGATGGGCAAGGAGATCTCCGAACGAATCCTGAGACTGTATCCGCAGCAGGATGCTCTCTCACGCGCTGAGTCTTACGAGACGATTGCCCCTTACTACTATGAGAGCGGCGACAACGATCGGGCTGTGGATTTGGTCGAGCAGGCTTTGAATTTCGTAGAGGGAGAGCCTCTCCCGCACGAGGTCAAGCGGAAAGAGCTGGAGCGCTTGCTGCTGATCCTGGCGGAATACAAGGGCGTGGCTCCGTGGAAGCGGTTTTGA